A genomic region of Drosophila ananassae strain 14024-0371.13 chromosome Y unlocalized genomic scaffold, ASM1763931v2 tig00000185, whole genome shotgun sequence contains the following coding sequences:
- the LOC123258258 gene encoding uncharacterized protein LOC123258258 produces MVPNGLRGLSHDHTNIATGSGRNPRCYQLMHHQRQKRGALNIVGNIANGLFGVLDDQYAKRMEEIIGKLRTQESITHKIVENQTSVLDTTINIMRRTTIETQKRMQDLEASLARIKVRSHAADRYLPHAVSEFVVVVSHIRRVQDAVLNVLIGALEGKLSPALVSVEQVKQVITKIQTHLPPGRRLPITSETARDLYRLATTRVQETEDLLMFHTSVPFVEEDEFTVYRMESIPQITREGLVITKTETKYLAVDDHRKHHFAINQEHLSQCISGTNGNKVCEFKQTLLGPDAHQLPCMMAALSRHRARECKPEPIKGTSYWVQLTEQNAWIFGTTKPIIMTYVCSDEKDQIIIDGFNSSGTIRMSGSYVHEWPSHEKIRTTEGQLEATLDQLDQLHAEVQGLKTWTKQAQEEVDNEADWNLVHQYSGVIMSGVAILIAAWAGYTQCARKDTSATHHRRTTITQGEEFQLVEQRPGLAMLASVRSSVRS; encoded by the exons ATGGTGCCCAACGGCTTACGAGGTCTGTCCCACGATCATACAAACATTGCAACAGGAAGTGGCAGAAATCCAAGATGCTATCAGTTAATGCATCATCAACGGCAAAAACGCGGAGCACTGAACATCGTTGGAAATATCGCGAATGGGCTGTTCGGAGTACTCGATGATCAGTACGCCAAACGGATGGAAGAAATTATTGGTAAACTAAGAACCCAAGAAAGCATCACGCATAAAATAGTAGAGAACCAGACGTCAGTTCTGGATACCACCATCAACATTATGCGGAGGACGACGATCGAAACGCAGAAGAGGATGCAGGACCTAGAAGCCAGCCTGGCCAGAATCAAGGTGAGAAGCCATGCGGCTGATCGGTATCTGCCACATGCAGTTTCAGAGTTCGTCGTCGTGGTAAGTCACATTCGTCGAGTCCAGGATGCTGTATTAAATGTGCTAATCGGGGCACTCGAAGGAAAATTGAGCCCTGCATTGGTGTCGGTAGAACAAGTGAAACAGGTgatcacaaaaatacaaacacaccttCCACCGGGAAGACGATTACCCATCACAAGTGAGACAGCACGAGACTTATATCGACTGGCGACCACAAGGGTACAAGAAACCGAGGACTTACTAATGTTCCATACGAGTGTTCCATTTGTCGAAGAAGACGAATTCACAGTATATCGGATGGAGTcaattccacaaataacgaGAGAAGGCCTGGTGATAACCAAGACGGAAACAAAATATCTAGCAGTCGATGATCATCGGAAACACCACTTTGCGATCAATCAAGAACACCTCAGTCAGTGTATCAGCGGGACGAACGGAAATAAGGTATGCGAGTTTAAGCAAACACTATTGGGCCCGGACGCCCATCAACTCCCTTGTATGATGGCGGCACTATCAAGACATCGGGCAAGGGAATGTAAGCCAGAACCAATCAAGGGGACCAGTTATTGGGTTCAATTAACAGAGCAGAATGCATGGATCTTTGGGACAACGAAGCCAATAATAATGACCTATGTATGCTCGGATGAAAAAGATCAAATCATCATCGACGGC TTTAACTCATCAGGAACAATAAGGATGTCAGGAAGTTACGTTCACGAGTGGCCATCACATGAAAAAATAAGGACAACAGAAGGACAGTTGGAAGCAACATTAGATCAGCTAGACCAACTACATGCAGAGGTGCAGGGGTTAAAAACATGGACAAAGCAAGCACAGGAAGAGGTGGACAACGAGGCAGACTGGAAtctggttcatcaatattccGGAGTAATAATGTCAGGAGTAGCAATCCTCATAGCCGCATGGGCAGGGTACACGCAGTGTGCCCGGAAGGACACCTCAGCAACCCATCACCGGAGGACGACAATAACCCAAGGAGAAGAATTCCAGCTGGTCGAACAACGACCCGGGCTGGCCATGTTGGCAAGTGTACGATCCAGTGTACGAAGTTGA